GCCGGGCCCGTTACACGATGATCTGCGACGCGGCCGGCGGCATCCTGGACGACCTGATCGTCTACCGGCTCGACACGCACGAGTACCTCGTCGTCGCCAACGCCTCCAACGCCGGGACGGTGCTCGACGCCCTGACCGACCGGGCCGCCGGGTTCGACGCCGCCGTGCGCGACGACCGCGACGCGTACGCGCTGATCGCCGTCCAGGGCCCCGAGTCCCCCGGCATCCTCGGCCGGTTGACCGACGCCGACCTGGCCGGGCTGAAGTACTACGCGGGCCTGCCCGGGACCGTCGCCGGCCGCCGCGCGCTGATCGCCCGCACCGGGTACACCGGCGAGGACGGCTTCGAGCTGTTCTGCGCCCCCGCCGACGCCGAGCCGCTGTGGCGGGCGATCACCGAGGCCGGAAAGCCCGAAGGGCTGGTGCCGTGCGGGCTCGCCTGCCGCGACACGCTGCGGCTGGAGGCGGGCATGCCGCTGTACGGACACGAACTCACCACCGCCACCACCCCGTTCGACGCCGGACTCGGACGGGTGGTGCGCTTCGACAAGCCGGGCGACTTCGTCGGGCGCGAGCGCCTGGCCGCCGCCGCCGAACGCGCCGCGAGCGCCCCGCCGCGAGCGCTCGTCGGCTTGGTCGCGCGCGGGCGCCGCGTCCCGCGCGCCGGGTTCGCGGTGGTGGACGCCGGGGGCGCCGTCATCGGCCAGGTCACCTCGGGGGCGCCGTCCCCGACCCTGGGCAAGCCGATCGCCCTCGCGTACGTCGACCCGGCACACGCGGCGCCCGGCACCGAGGGCGTGGCCGTGGACATCCGGGGCACTCACGAACCGTTCGACGTGGTCGCGCCGCCGTTCTACACACGCCAGAAGTGACGCGCCCCCCGTTTCCCTCTCCGCCCGTTCTCCGCCCGTTCTCCGCCCGCCCCTTCCTCGGCCCTTCCTCTCCCACCCCCTCACCGCCACCTCTCAGGAGAATCTCAATGAGCAACCCGGAGCACCTGCGCTACAGCAAGGAGCACGAGTGGCTGTCGACCGCCGACAACGGCGTGGCGACGGTCGGCATCACCGCCTACGCCGCCGACGCGCTGGGCGACGTCGTCTACGTCGAGCTGCCCGCGGTGGGCTCCACCGTCACCGGCGGCGAGCCGTGCGGCGAGTTGGAGTCGACCAAGTCGGTCAGCGACCTGTACGCGCCGGTCTCGGGCGAGATCACCGAGGTCAACCAGGACGTGGTGGACGACCCCGCCCTGGTGAACTCCGCGCCCTTCGAGGCCGGCTGGCTGTTCCGGGTGCGCCTCGACGACGCCGCGGGTGAGCCGACGGACCTGCTGACCGCCGACGAGTACACCGCGTTCACCAGCGAGTGAGCGCGCCGTCGCCCTCTCCGTCTTCGATCTGTTCGCCATCGGTATCGGCCCCTCCAACTCGCACCCGGTCGGCCCGACGCGCGCCGCCGGGATGTTCGCGCGGCGGCTGAAGACCGAGGGCCCGCTCGCCCCTACCGCCGCCGTGCGCGCCGAGTTGTTCGGCTCGCTCGGCGCGACGGGGCACGGGCACGGCACGGGCACGCGCACGGGCACGCGCACGGGCACGGCACCCTGAAGGCGGTCCCGCTCGGCCTGGAGGGCCACGCCCCCGACACCGTCGACCCCGACCGGGCCGACGACGAGGTGACACGGATCCGGGCCGCCGGCCAACTGCGGCTGCTCGCCACCGAGATCGGCGACAGGCACCCGGTCCCCTTCCGTAAGAGGCCCTCACCAGCCGGGGGTGTTCACGAGTGCCCTTGGCCGGCGCGGACGCGGCCACTCGTCGATCGCGTCCCGCGACGCCATCACTGAGCGCGCCCTGGTGCGTCACCGCCAGCGACCTCGCGCGTGGTTGGCCGTGGCGCGTCGTCGGCTCGATCGCGGGTCCTGCGTGGCGGGGAGTGCGGCGGGTGCGCTGATCGGGGGTGTCGACGGATCAGGGGCGGTCAGAGTTCCGGCCATCCGGTCGTGGCCGGGTTCGGCAGGCAGGCGAGAGGTTCCTGACGGCTTTTCCGTGGCCCTCACGGGCGAGTGCACCATCCGGTAGCGATCAGGGCTCCGCCGCTGGGTGGTAGCGCACGGGTGGGTACGGTGCGAACCCCGCGGTCGTTGGCCGCACGACTCCGGGGTGGGCTCAGAGTGCGGCGGGCAGCGGCTGCGGGTAGAGGGTGGCGTTTCCGGTGACGGTCAGTCCGGTGGGGTCGCCGGGGCCGAGGGTGAGGGGGCCGGTGTGGCGGACCGTGATGGTTTCGTCGAGTCCGCGGACGGTGACCGAGACGAGGGCGTCGTGTCCGTAGTAGCGGATTCCCGCGACGGTGCCGAGCGTGGTGGTCGTGGTGGGATCGCTCAGGAGGAGTTGTTCGGGGCGCAGCAGGACGGATCCGGTGCCGTCGGTGGCCGTGGTCAGGGGGATGTCGCCCAGCGGTGTGCGGGCGGTGCGGCCGGCGGCCTGGCCGGGCAGGAGAACGGCGTCGCCGATGAACGAGGCTACCCAGGGGTCGGCGGGGCGCCGGTAGATCTCCTGGGGTGTTCCGTGCTGGGCGACCTTGCCGTCGCGCAGCACGGCGACGCGGTCGGCGACCGACAGGGCTTCCTGCTGGTCGTGGGTGACCAGGACGGCGGTGGCGCCGGTGGTGCGAAGGACCGCGCGGACTTCGTCGCGGAGCCCGGCGCGCAGGGCGCTGTCCAGGGCGTTGAACGGTTCGTCCAGCAGGACGAGGGTGGGGCGCGGGGCCAGGGCCCTGGCGAGGGAGACACGTTGCTGCTGGCCGCCGGAGAGTTCGTGCGGCATACGGCTGCCGAGGCCCGCCAGGCCCACGAGTTCCAGGAATTCTTCTGCCCGGGCCTGCCGTTGGCGGCGCGGGAGGGCGGTCAGGCCGAAGGCCACGTTGCGGGCCACGCTCAGGTGCGGGAAGAGGGCGCCTTCCTGGGCGACGATGCCGATGGCCCGCTTTTCGGGGGGTATGTGCACGCCGGTCCCGGTTACGGCGCGTCCGCCGAGGGTGACGGTGCCGTGGTCGGGGCGCAGGAAGCCGGCCACGACGCGCAGGAGGGTGGTCTTGCCGCAGCCGGAGGGTCCGAGCACGGCGGTGAGGTCACCGCTGGTGACGTCGAGGTCGAGGCCGCGCAGGACCGGCTCGTCGGCGCCGGGGCCGCCGTAGGACTTGGTGAGTCCTGTGATGCGCAGGTCGGTCATGAGCGGTGCCTTCCGAGGAGATACGCGGGGACGGCGGCGATGAGGATGAGGAGCAGTGCGTACGGTGCGGCGGCGGCGTACGCGGCGACTCCCGTGTGTGTCCACAGCCGGGTGGCCAGGGTGTCCGCGCCGGTCGGCCGCAGCAACAGGGTGGCGGGCAGTTCCTTCATGATGACGACGAAGGTCAGGGCTGCTCCGGCGGCGACGCCGGGGGCCGCGAGAGGGAGGGTGACGTCCCTAAGGGCGCCGAGCGGGCCCCGGCCCAGCGAGCGGGCCATGTCCTCCAGTTCGGGGGCGGCCTGGGCGACGGCGGCCCGGACCGCGGTGACGGCGAGTGGCAGGAACAGCACGGCGTAGGCCATGACGAGCAGCGGCCACTGCTGGTAGAGGGGGTAGGCGTAGCGCACGGAGAGGAACACCATGGCCAGGGCGACGGTGATGCCCGGGAGGGCGTGACCGGCGAAGGACGCCTGTTCGAGCAGGTGTGCCGTGCGGGTGCGGTGGCGTGCGGCGATGACGCCGACCGGCAGGGCGAGGAGGACGGTCAGTGCCGCGCCGGCGGCGGCGAGGCCGATGGTGGTCCAGGCGGTGCCGATCAGCTCCCCCGGCTGCCAGGTGCCGGAGTTCCCCCTGGCGATCCAGTAGGCGAGGGTCCCTACGGGGAAGGCGACCGCGATGGCGGCGACGAGCGCGCACCAGCCGACGGCGGGCAGGCGCAGTCTGCCCAGCGGGAGGCGTTCGGCGGGCCGGGCGGTGCCGCGGCCCGGTCTGTCCAGCCGGGTCCGGCCGCGGGTGCGGCGTTCGGCGAGCACCAGCAGGACGGTGATCAGCACCAGGACACAGCTCAGGGCCGCCGCGGGAGTACGGTCGAAGCTGCCCCGGTAGGAGGTGTGGATGGCGCGGGTGAAGGTGTCGTAGCGCATCAGGGACACCGCGCCGTAGTCGGAGACGACGTAGAGCGCCACCAGGAGTGCGCCGCCGGCCGCCGCGGGGCGCAGTTGCGGAAGGGTCACGCGCAAGAAGACGC
Above is a window of Streptomyces sp. NBC_01803 DNA encoding:
- a CDS encoding ABC transporter ATP-binding protein — protein: MTDLRITGLTKSYGGPGADEPVLRGLDLDVTSGDLTAVLGPSGCGKTTLLRVVAGFLRPDHGTVTLGGRAVTGTGVHIPPEKRAIGIVAQEGALFPHLSVARNVAFGLTALPRRQRQARAEEFLELVGLAGLGSRMPHELSGGQQQRVSLARALAPRPTLVLLDEPFNALDSALRAGLRDEVRAVLRTTGATAVLVTHDQQEALSVADRVAVLRDGKVAQHGTPQEIYRRPADPWVASFIGDAVLLPGQAAGRTARTPLGDIPLTTATDGTGSVLLRPEQLLLSDPTTTTTLGTVAGIRYYGHDALVSVTVRGLDETITVRHTGPLTLGPGDPTGLTVTGNATLYPQPLPAAL
- the gcvH gene encoding glycine cleavage system protein GcvH, giving the protein MSNPEHLRYSKEHEWLSTADNGVATVGITAYAADALGDVVYVELPAVGSTVTGGEPCGELESTKSVSDLYAPVSGEITEVNQDVVDDPALVNSAPFEAGWLFRVRLDDAAGEPTDLLTADEYTAFTSE
- a CDS encoding ABC transporter permease — translated: MSVPARAPSGGPAGRGGSGLPGAARPPGGKRAATAGAARRTGRLRAARSGARTPALLAVPAAVTALFALLPMVYLAVRALEHGPGHAWDIVAADRTAQLLVRSLNLAGTVVCGSLLLGVSLAWLTERTALPAPRLWSVVATLPLAVPSYVMAFSWLSAFPDLAGFRGAAIALTLSCFPYVYLPVAAVLRGIDPAQEEAARSLGHNALSVFLRVTLPQLRPAAAGGALLVALYVVSDYGAVSLMRYDTFTRAIHTSYRGSFDRTPAAALSCVLVLITVLLVLAERRTRGRTRLDRPGRGTARPAERLPLGRLRLPAVGWCALVAAIAVAFPVGTLAYWIARGNSGTWQPGELIGTAWTTIGLAAAGAALTVLLALPVGVIAARHRTRTAHLLEQASFAGHALPGITVALAMVFLSVRYAYPLYQQWPLLVMAYAVLFLPLAVTAVRAAVAQAAPELEDMARSLGRGPLGALRDVTLPLAAPGVAAGAALTFVVIMKELPATLLLRPTGADTLATRLWTHTGVAAYAAAAPYALLLILIAAVPAYLLGRHRS
- the gcvT gene encoding glycine cleavage system aminomethyltransferase GcvT is translated as MTPTTPMTGDHTARSPRPTALDAVHRALGATLTDFAGWSMPLRYGSERAEHQAVRTSAGLFDLSHMGEITVTGPGAGALLDHALVGLLSALPVGRARYTMICDAAGGILDDLIVYRLDTHEYLVVANASNAGTVLDALTDRAAGFDAAVRDDRDAYALIAVQGPESPGILGRLTDADLAGLKYYAGLPGTVAGRRALIARTGYTGEDGFELFCAPADAEPLWRAITEAGKPEGLVPCGLACRDTLRLEAGMPLYGHELTTATTPFDAGLGRVVRFDKPGDFVGRERLAAAAERAASAPPRALVGLVARGRRVPRAGFAVVDAGGAVIGQVTSGAPSPTLGKPIALAYVDPAHAAPGTEGVAVDIRGTHEPFDVVAPPFYTRQK